A stretch of the Pseudalkalibacillus hwajinpoensis genome encodes the following:
- a CDS encoding zinc-binding dehydrogenase, producing the protein MKALVKTAPGFGNLDIQEKEEPAVAKDLVKIEVKYAGICGSDIHTYEGHYKVRFPVTLGHEFSGEVIEVGPNVTEFNVGDRVTSETTFYICGECEYCKSGDYNLCNYRKGLGTQQDGGFANYLIAHKDSVHILPDNVDYRSAAMTEPLACTHHAVTKTNIINGDIVVVMGPGPIGLFTAQVAKSRGAIVLITGLTNDKVRLEKAKELGIDYVVNIQEDNIRELVNSLTDGYGADVVFECSGAVPAAKQGLDLLRKKGQYAQVGIFANPEVQFDLEKIIQKEIRVIGSRSQNSADWEPSLELINNGSVKANSLVTHEFDITQWEEAYKVIKSGEAIKVLLTPVG; encoded by the coding sequence ATGAAGGCTTTAGTGAAAACAGCACCTGGATTTGGGAATTTAGACATTCAAGAAAAAGAAGAACCCGCTGTAGCGAAAGATTTAGTGAAAATTGAAGTGAAATACGCTGGAATCTGTGGATCAGATATTCACACTTATGAAGGGCATTATAAGGTTCGGTTCCCTGTTACACTTGGACATGAGTTTTCTGGAGAAGTGATTGAAGTAGGACCAAATGTTACAGAATTCAACGTTGGAGATCGAGTTACTTCCGAAACTACTTTTTATATTTGTGGTGAATGTGAGTATTGTAAGTCTGGTGATTATAACTTATGCAATTATCGTAAGGGGTTGGGAACCCAGCAAGATGGTGGGTTTGCTAACTATTTAATTGCACACAAAGATAGTGTCCATATTCTCCCTGATAATGTTGATTATAGGTCAGCAGCTATGACCGAACCCCTCGCATGTACGCATCATGCTGTAACAAAAACGAATATCATAAATGGGGATATAGTCGTTGTAATGGGGCCAGGACCGATTGGTTTGTTTACGGCCCAGGTGGCAAAAAGTAGAGGAGCAATCGTATTAATTACGGGCCTTACGAACGACAAAGTCCGTTTGGAGAAAGCGAAAGAACTAGGCATCGATTATGTAGTGAATATCCAAGAAGACAACATTCGAGAACTGGTTAATAGCCTTACAGATGGGTACGGTGCAGATGTCGTATTTGAATGTTCCGGAGCTGTTCCAGCAGCCAAACAGGGGTTAGATCTTTTGAGGAAGAAGGGACAATATGCACAAGTTGGTATTTTCGCTAACCCTGAAGTTCAATTTGATCTTGAAAAAATCATTCAAAAGGAAATTCGCGTGATCGGAAGTAGAAGCCAGAATTCAGCTGACTGGGAGCCGTCTCTAGAGTTAATTAATAACGGAAGCGTCAAAGCGAACTCTTTAGTCACACACGAATTTGATATTACTCAATGGGAAGAAGCTTATAAAGTGATTAAAAGTGGAGAAGCAATTAAAGTGTTATTGACTCCAGTCGGCTAA
- a CDS encoding putative hydro-lyase, whose product MEPCTQRHQYRENLDSETTSGKCDGYLQANMITLPAEYAFEFLLFCQRNPKPCPVVDVLEAGQVTPRIADADIRTDLPKYRIYKNGELEREVLDLKDVWQDNFVTFLLGCSFTFERALVEKGISLLHQEMNRVVPMYQTTIPCEDAGRFNGEMVVSMRAINKEELDETIRITSKFPLAHGAPIHVGHPSEIGIENIENPDYGEFTPFDEEERIPVFWACGVTPQYVGLNVKPEMMITHAPGHMLITDQKE is encoded by the coding sequence TTGGAACCCTGTACACAGCGACATCAGTATCGTGAAAATCTAGATAGTGAAACGACATCAGGTAAATGTGATGGCTACTTACAGGCAAATATGATTACGCTTCCGGCTGAGTATGCGTTCGAGTTTCTTCTATTTTGTCAGCGCAATCCAAAGCCTTGCCCTGTCGTGGATGTACTTGAAGCAGGTCAAGTTACACCTCGTATTGCTGATGCCGACATTCGAACAGATCTGCCCAAGTATCGCATTTATAAAAATGGCGAGCTAGAAAGGGAAGTACTTGATTTAAAAGACGTCTGGCAAGATAATTTCGTTACGTTTCTGCTTGGATGCAGCTTTACATTCGAGCGAGCGCTCGTTGAAAAAGGGATCAGCTTGTTGCACCAGGAAATGAACCGCGTTGTTCCGATGTATCAAACGACGATTCCTTGTGAAGACGCGGGTCGCTTTAATGGGGAGATGGTTGTAAGCATGAGAGCGATTAACAAAGAAGAGCTCGATGAAACGATACGCATCACATCGAAGTTTCCGCTGGCGCACGGAGCGCCGATTCATGTGGGCCATCCATCAGAAATAGGCATTGAAAACATAGAGAATCCTGATTACGGGGAATTTACCCCTTTTGATGAAGAAGAGCGAATCCCAGTTTTCTGGGCGTGTGGCGTTACACCTCAATATGTTGGGTTAAACGTGAAGCCTGAGATGATGATCACGCATGCGCCAGGACACATGCTGATTACGGATCAAAAAGAATAG
- the accC gene encoding acetyl-CoA carboxylase biotin carboxylase subunit, which translates to MGIHKVLIANRGEIAVRIIRACHELNLTAVAVYSEADRDALHVQLADESYCIGPTASSESYLNVGNIMTVAINSGVDAIHPGYGFLAENASFAEICEDCDIAFIGPSKEAINRMGTKDVARATMEEAGVPVVPGSDGIIETKEEALELASEMGYPIIIKATAGGGGKGIRVVHEEEELIKAINMTQQEAEKAFGNPGVYIEKFIEDFRHIEIQIIADLYGNVIHLGERDCSIQRRMQKLVEETPSPALDQSIREAMGEAAVRAAKAVNYAGAGTVEFIYDHNGNYYFMEMNTRIQVEHPVTEMVTGVDLIKEQIRVADGERLSLTQDEVILKGWSIECRINAEDPENGFMPSPGKVETYLPPGGFGVRVDSAVYPGYVIPPFYDSMVAKLITYGATREEAMQRMKRALSEFMIKGVKTTIPFHQKLLRHEKFVEGDFNTKFLEIYKEL; encoded by the coding sequence ATGGGTATTCATAAAGTACTAATTGCAAATCGAGGCGAGATCGCCGTTCGCATTATTCGCGCCTGCCACGAGCTAAACCTTACTGCTGTAGCGGTATATTCAGAAGCGGATCGGGACGCGCTTCATGTTCAACTAGCAGATGAGAGCTACTGTATTGGACCAACAGCTTCAAGTGAAAGCTACTTAAATGTTGGGAATATCATGACTGTTGCTATAAATAGTGGTGTAGATGCCATTCATCCGGGATACGGTTTTCTTGCAGAAAATGCAAGTTTTGCAGAGATCTGCGAAGACTGTGACATTGCGTTTATTGGTCCTAGTAAAGAGGCCATTAATCGCATGGGAACGAAGGATGTTGCGCGAGCGACGATGGAAGAAGCGGGCGTTCCAGTAGTCCCGGGTTCAGACGGCATTATTGAAACGAAAGAAGAAGCGCTTGAGCTTGCGAGTGAAATGGGATATCCCATTATTATTAAAGCAACTGCAGGCGGTGGCGGCAAAGGAATTCGAGTCGTACACGAGGAAGAAGAACTGATTAAAGCGATCAACATGACACAGCAGGAAGCAGAGAAAGCATTTGGTAATCCAGGAGTCTATATTGAAAAGTTTATAGAGGATTTTCGCCATATCGAAATCCAAATTATTGCGGATCTCTACGGAAACGTCATTCATCTAGGTGAGCGAGACTGCTCGATTCAAAGACGTATGCAGAAGCTCGTTGAAGAAACACCTTCACCTGCTTTAGATCAATCAATTCGTGAAGCAATGGGAGAAGCGGCTGTTCGGGCAGCTAAAGCTGTGAATTACGCTGGGGCAGGAACAGTCGAGTTTATTTATGACCATAATGGAAACTACTATTTCATGGAGATGAATACTAGAATCCAGGTGGAGCATCCCGTAACAGAAATGGTCACCGGGGTTGATTTGATTAAAGAACAAATCAGAGTGGCCGATGGAGAAAGACTTTCCCTCACACAGGATGAAGTGATTTTGAAGGGATGGTCAATTGAATGCCGCATCAATGCAGAAGATCCTGAGAACGGATTTATGCCATCACCTGGGAAAGTAGAAACGTATTTACCTCCAGGCGGTTTTGGCGTGAGAGTTGATTCAGCCGTTTATCCAGGCTACGTGATTCCTCCGTTTTATGACTCGATGGTAGCGAAACTTATTACATACGGCGCTACTCGTGAGGAAGCGATGCAGCGTATGAAGCGGGCACTCAGTGAATTTATGATCAAAGGTGTGAAAACAACGATTCCCTTTCATCAAAAATTACTAAGGCATGAGAAGTTCGTTGAAGGTGATTTTAATACAAAGTTTCTTGAGATCTATAAAGAGCTATAA
- the accB gene encoding acetyl-CoA carboxylase biotin carboxyl carrier protein: MLSSKEIIEMIKYVDGSTVDEVHYEHDSFVVKVKNQNPYGDGQVKREEQESANVTPTAVEERGQGNVIPSQDEEEISESTHTVTSPMVGMFYSSPSPDDPAFIQVGDAVQEETVVCVLEAMKMFNDVQADVNGEIIEILVENGDLVEFGQPLFLVKPE, translated from the coding sequence ATGTTAAGTTCAAAAGAAATTATTGAAATGATTAAATATGTGGATGGTTCAACTGTAGATGAGGTTCATTATGAACATGATAGCTTCGTAGTAAAAGTGAAAAACCAGAATCCTTACGGAGATGGCCAAGTTAAAAGAGAAGAGCAGGAGTCTGCTAATGTCACACCAACGGCCGTAGAGGAGCGCGGGCAGGGTAATGTTATCCCGAGTCAAGACGAGGAAGAGATCTCAGAAAGCACTCATACCGTTACGTCACCAATGGTTGGGATGTTCTACTCCTCACCTTCACCTGATGATCCCGCCTTTATCCAAGTAGGGGATGCTGTTCAGGAAGAAACCGTTGTTTGTGTACTAGAAGCGATGAAGATGTTCAATGATGTGCAAGCAGATGTGAATGGAGAAATCATCGAAATTCTTGTCGAGAATGGTGACCTTGTTGAATTTGGTCAACCGCTATTCTTAGTAAAGCCAGAATAG
- a CDS encoding PTS sugar transporter subunit IIA, with protein sequence MSELFFDESVILLDLECSVKEEVLTTMGQNLVNKNLVKESFIDAIIAREIEFATGLPTAGISVAIPHTDVHHVNRKTISMGVLNETVDFGVMGDDSETTPVKLVFMLAMDETHSQLSLLQQLMQVFQSEETLQYLVTEKDKTTIKQIIKKKIIFDSLEGDEKE encoded by the coding sequence ATGAGTGAGTTATTTTTTGATGAATCTGTCATTCTTCTGGATCTAGAATGTTCAGTAAAAGAAGAAGTACTAACCACAATGGGCCAGAATCTGGTGAACAAAAATCTCGTGAAGGAAAGCTTTATTGATGCCATTATCGCAAGAGAAATTGAATTTGCTACTGGATTACCAACAGCTGGTATATCAGTTGCGATTCCCCATACAGACGTCCATCACGTTAATCGAAAGACGATTAGTATGGGTGTGTTGAATGAAACAGTAGATTTTGGAGTGATGGGGGATGACAGTGAAACCACTCCTGTGAAATTAGTATTCATGCTTGCAATGGATGAAACTCATTCACAACTTTCATTATTGCAACAGTTAATGCAGGTATTTCAGAGTGAAGAAACGTTACAGTATCTGGTGACAGAGAAGGATAAGACAACAATTAAACAGATAATTAAAAAGAAAATAATATTTGATTCCCTTGAAGGAGATGAGAAAGAATGA
- a CDS encoding GNAT family N-acetyltransferase, with amino-acid sequence MNVALRLVNKDDLPLIQKYVSSEAVSRMTNVPDPYPPNGAEKWFAIVSEEHKAGKHFPFAIVVDGNFAGSISVRREREGVGAIDYWVAPPFWKRSIGTKAAERAIEFGKKELGFTMFETVCLVENRGSARVLEKVGFQEGKEFQIRIGEKHEGKMARTYDLNSLWSSI; translated from the coding sequence ATGAATGTTGCACTTCGATTGGTTAATAAAGATGATCTTCCGTTGATTCAAAAATACGTCTCCTCTGAAGCCGTTTCTAGGATGACAAACGTTCCTGATCCCTACCCACCTAATGGCGCAGAAAAGTGGTTTGCGATCGTATCAGAAGAACATAAAGCAGGAAAGCACTTCCCATTCGCCATCGTCGTTGATGGTAATTTCGCTGGAAGTATTTCAGTCAGACGTGAAAGGGAGGGCGTCGGTGCGATCGATTATTGGGTAGCACCACCTTTTTGGAAGCGGAGCATTGGTACAAAAGCAGCTGAGCGTGCAATTGAGTTTGGGAAAAAGGAACTTGGCTTCACGATGTTTGAAACGGTTTGTCTTGTTGAAAACAGAGGATCCGCTCGAGTGCTTGAAAAGGTAGGGTTTCAGGAAGGGAAGGAATTTCAAATTCGAATTGGAGAAAAGCATGAGGGGAAAATGGCGAGGACGTACGATTTGAATTCATTATGGTCTAGTATATAA
- a CDS encoding BglG family transcription antiterminator, protein MSNSDRSKLILEELISNPRITSMALEKKYNLTRRQLGYSVNKVNEWLLTKNLPVIERTRQGHFIIDQEVFTTLTGDEKEPSITTAVLPEKQRVYLIILMLLSYEEELSLNHFTSELAVSKNTVLSDMKQVQSFLDDYHLIIRYSRKSGYVLEGKEFQIRKLLINVTYMLLQYHGGRVILKNLAKIEESEVDEFMKRIEKIETTLNLKFTDEKIGTMPYVFILILKRIQHGRILQSFSIKYENLSNTKEYQATEEIFRHSNVEIPVEERLFCTLHLLTSNVYWSEYLTEADTIPDLVPAIDTMLELFEKSTCIYFQNKEQLLNNLLQHIKPAYYRIKYHLTDTIEIHNSLSKEFKELHHLIKRCIGPLEKLIGSKAPENETAYITMLIGGWMRRQGDSIEKKIKAIVVCPQGVSVSGLMFNELRELFPEFVFLDSLSVRGFQEYDLEYDIVFSPTFLETEKKLFVSKAFLGRDEQYRLRKQVMLELYGYIPNDINVNHLIDIIRNHTVIKNEEELTRDLQSYINREEESSVKHTVKKLDSHLHELILPEYITKRKSVGSWEEAIRISSEPLIRKGHIEPKYVEAMLHRTSEDPYIVIGSNVAIPHAAPDEGVNEVGMSLLKLENGVAFTSEYKINLIIVIAAVDKQKHIHALMQLMKLAGSEVDRNRVIHSDSVEEIHEIIKSYSKEQNVVTEKVNEVKR, encoded by the coding sequence TTGTCAAATAGTGATAGAAGCAAGCTAATATTGGAGGAATTAATTAGTAATCCGAGGATCACTAGTATGGCTTTAGAGAAGAAATATAACTTAACTCGTAGACAACTTGGTTACAGCGTTAACAAAGTGAATGAATGGCTGTTGACTAAGAACCTTCCAGTAATCGAGCGAACAAGACAGGGGCACTTCATCATTGATCAAGAGGTTTTTACGACTCTTACCGGTGATGAGAAAGAACCTTCCATAACAACCGCAGTTCTACCAGAGAAGCAACGAGTGTATCTCATTATATTGATGCTGTTAAGTTACGAGGAAGAGCTTTCACTGAATCATTTTACAAGCGAACTAGCGGTAAGTAAGAATACGGTTTTAAGTGATATGAAGCAGGTTCAATCTTTTCTAGATGACTATCATTTGATTATTCGATATTCCAGGAAAAGCGGTTACGTGTTGGAAGGGAAAGAGTTTCAAATTCGTAAGCTACTCATTAATGTTACTTATATGTTGCTTCAATATCATGGGGGAAGGGTGATTTTGAAGAACTTAGCTAAGATTGAAGAAAGTGAAGTCGATGAGTTTATGAAACGAATTGAGAAGATTGAGACTACATTGAACTTGAAATTCACGGATGAAAAGATTGGTACGATGCCATATGTTTTCATTTTGATTCTAAAACGAATTCAACATGGTCGGATACTTCAATCATTTTCAATTAAATATGAAAATTTATCTAACACAAAGGAATATCAGGCTACTGAAGAAATATTCCGTCATTCCAATGTTGAAATACCAGTGGAAGAAAGATTGTTTTGTACTCTGCACTTATTAACATCGAATGTATACTGGTCAGAATATCTAACCGAAGCTGATACGATTCCTGACTTAGTACCTGCAATCGATACGATGCTCGAGCTTTTTGAGAAGAGTACTTGCATTTATTTTCAAAACAAGGAGCAATTGCTAAATAACTTATTACAGCATATTAAACCAGCCTATTACCGCATCAAATACCACCTTACTGACACCATTGAGATTCATAACTCTTTGAGTAAAGAATTCAAGGAGTTACATCATTTGATAAAACGGTGTATTGGGCCACTCGAAAAACTAATTGGTAGTAAAGCTCCTGAGAATGAAACTGCGTATATCACAATGTTAATTGGCGGATGGATGAGAAGACAGGGCGATAGCATTGAGAAGAAAATAAAAGCAATTGTCGTATGTCCACAAGGTGTCTCAGTATCAGGACTCATGTTTAATGAGTTAAGAGAGTTATTTCCGGAATTTGTATTTCTTGATTCCTTATCAGTGCGAGGGTTTCAAGAGTACGATCTAGAGTACGATATTGTCTTCTCCCCGACATTTCTTGAAACTGAAAAAAAGTTGTTTGTTTCAAAAGCTTTTCTTGGTCGGGATGAGCAATATCGTTTACGAAAGCAAGTCATGTTAGAACTATATGGTTACATTCCAAACGATATAAACGTTAACCATCTTATCGATATTATTAGAAATCATACGGTGATAAAGAATGAAGAAGAGCTTACCCGAGATCTACAATCGTATATCAATCGTGAGGAAGAATCCTCAGTGAAACACACTGTGAAAAAGCTGGATAGTCATTTACATGAGCTCATTCTCCCCGAGTATATTACGAAGAGAAAATCAGTTGGTTCATGGGAAGAAGCGATTCGAATTAGCTCAGAGCCATTGATTCGGAAAGGTCATATTGAACCTAAATATGTAGAGGCGATGCTTCATCGGACAAGTGAGGATCCATATATCGTTATTGGCTCAAACGTTGCGATCCCCCATGCAGCTCCTGATGAAGGCGTGAACGAAGTTGGAATGAGCTTATTGAAATTAGAAAATGGAGTAGCTTTTACTTCGGAATACAAAATCAACCTAATTATTGTTATCGCAGCGGTAGATAAGCAGAAACATATTCATGCGTTGATGCAACTTATGAAGCTTGCTGGTTCTGAAGTTGATCGAAATCGAGTGATTCACTCTGATTCAGTTGAAGAGATTCATGAAATAATCAAAAGCTATTCTAAAGAACAGAACGTTGTAACTGAAAAAGTTAATGAGGTGAAAAGATGA
- a CDS encoding galactitol-specific PTS transporter subunit IIC: protein MEGFVNIVQGFLDLGATVILPVAIFLLGLLFGQKPGKAFRSGLTIGVAFVGIFLVVDLLVNNLGPAAQGMVDRLGVELNVIDVGWPASSSIAWASGVAAFIIPLGLLVNVIMLVTKTTKTMNVDIWNFWHYTFMAAMVYAISGSIIQSLIAAVIFQVIALKVADWTAPMVSEFFELPGVSIATGSTISYAPGIFLVKLLQRTPVVKNWNADPDTIQKRFGIFGESIFIGLFLGAVIGILAGYSVGDVIEIGMAMAAVMVLMPRMVKILMEGLMPVSESAREWLSKRFGDREIHIGLDAAVALGHPAVISTALILVPVTVALAVILPGNALLPFGDLATIPFVVAFIVGAARGNIVHSVIVGTIMIGISLYIATDVAPMFTQMAINADFNMPEGSTKISSIDQGGNLVNWLIYKVFSLFN, encoded by the coding sequence ATGGAAGGATTCGTCAATATCGTACAAGGCTTTTTAGATTTAGGTGCAACCGTTATCTTGCCAGTAGCTATCTTCTTACTGGGTTTATTATTCGGCCAGAAACCGGGTAAAGCGTTTCGGTCAGGCTTAACGATCGGTGTAGCTTTTGTTGGGATCTTTTTAGTAGTTGATTTGCTTGTGAATAATTTGGGACCTGCAGCGCAGGGGATGGTAGATCGATTAGGGGTCGAACTAAATGTGATTGATGTCGGTTGGCCAGCGTCCTCATCTATTGCCTGGGCATCAGGTGTTGCGGCATTCATTATCCCGCTCGGTTTACTAGTGAACGTGATTATGCTAGTGACGAAAACAACTAAGACGATGAATGTGGATATTTGGAACTTCTGGCACTATACCTTCATGGCTGCAATGGTATACGCCATCTCAGGTAGCATCATTCAAAGTCTAATCGCTGCAGTGATATTCCAGGTTATCGCACTTAAAGTTGCGGACTGGACAGCACCAATGGTAAGCGAATTCTTTGAACTACCAGGAGTGTCTATCGCCACAGGAAGTACGATTTCTTATGCACCAGGTATCTTTTTAGTAAAATTATTACAAAGAACCCCAGTCGTGAAAAATTGGAATGCAGATCCGGATACGATCCAAAAACGCTTTGGTATTTTCGGAGAGTCAATCTTTATTGGACTTTTTCTAGGTGCCGTCATTGGTATTCTAGCAGGCTATAGCGTTGGTGATGTAATTGAAATCGGTATGGCAATGGCAGCCGTTATGGTCTTGATGCCTCGTATGGTAAAGATCTTAATGGAAGGGCTAATGCCAGTCTCGGAATCTGCAAGAGAATGGTTATCGAAACGGTTTGGTGATAGAGAAATACATATCGGTCTTGATGCAGCAGTAGCGCTGGGACATCCGGCAGTTATTTCGACAGCTCTTATTCTTGTACCGGTTACCGTTGCTTTAGCAGTTATTCTCCCTGGTAATGCGCTATTACCTTTTGGTGACTTAGCTACGATTCCGTTCGTAGTGGCATTTATTGTCGGTGCTGCAAGAGGGAATATCGTTCATTCCGTTATCGTAGGTACGATTATGATCGGAATTTCGCTCTATATAGCAACAGACGTCGCTCCGATGTTTACCCAAATGGCAATCAATGCTGATTTCAATATGCCTGAAGGTTCAACCAAAATTTCTAGCATCGATCAGGGTGGTAACTTAGTCAACTGGCTTATCTATAAAGTGTTTAGCTTGTTTAATTAA
- a CDS encoding PTS sugar transporter subunit IIB, which produces MKKKQVLVACGAGIATSTIVNGAIEEMAKEHQLKLDLVQIKITEVGGYADTADLLVTTAMTKKEYPFPVINARSFLTGIGTDDTKKKILEELKR; this is translated from the coding sequence ATGAAAAAGAAACAAGTATTAGTAGCATGTGGAGCAGGTATTGCGACATCAACAATCGTGAATGGAGCTATTGAAGAAATGGCAAAAGAACATCAACTTAAATTAGACCTCGTTCAAATCAAAATCACCGAAGTGGGTGGTTACGCTGACACGGCAGATTTGCTTGTGACAACGGCCATGACGAAGAAAGAATATCCGTTTCCAGTCATTAATGCCCGTTCATTCCTAACAGGAATCGGGACGGATGATACGAAGAAGAAAATACTTGAAGAGCTGAAGAGGTAG
- a CDS encoding PTS sugar transporter subunit IIB, translating into MKKKQVLVACGAGIATSTIVNGAIEEMAKEHQLKVDLIQIKITEVGSYVDTADLLVTTAMTKKEYSFPVINARSFLTGIGTDDTKQKILEELKK; encoded by the coding sequence ATGAAAAAGAAACAAGTATTAGTAGCATGTGGAGCAGGTATTGCGACATCAACAATCGTGAATGGAGCTATTGAAGAAATGGCCAAAGAACATCAGCTAAAAGTGGATCTTATTCAGATCAAAATCACTGAAGTGGGTAGTTACGTAGACACGGCAGATTTGCTTGTCACAACGGCTATGACGAAAAAAGAATATTCGTTCCCAGTCATCAATGCTCGTTCTTTTCTAACTGGAATCGGAACGGATGACACGAAACAGAAAATTCTTGAAGAGCTAAAAAAATAA
- a CDS encoding galactitol-1-phosphate 5-dehydrogenase has protein sequence MKSLNLYKEQDIRFENLSEPIIENEEDVIIKVKAVGICGSDISRYRKLGPYVPGMTFGHEFAGEVSKVGSEVSHVQVGDRVVGCPTFYCGECENCQKGDLARCAKLTVIGARHPGAYAEFVKLPKSHIMPLPNNVDYDTAALVEPSSVVAHGFYRTSIKPGADVAVMGCGSIGLLAVQWAKIFGAKKVYAIDIDMAKLKIAKELGADVIINSLEKPAHEQLMAYTNGIGVDLAIESAGSPVTSSQVFALPKKGGEVVFMGIPYADIKIERFYFEKIVRNELRVLGSWNAISSPFPGEEWHSSIHYMSTGEINVKPMISHRLALEDGPETFDNIINRKGSYVKVLFYPDKERK, from the coding sequence ATGAAATCTCTCAACTTGTATAAAGAGCAAGATATTCGATTTGAAAACCTGTCTGAACCGATCATCGAGAATGAAGAAGACGTTATTATTAAGGTGAAAGCAGTTGGTATATGTGGCTCGGACATTTCCAGGTATAGGAAACTAGGGCCGTATGTACCTGGTATGACTTTTGGTCATGAGTTTGCAGGAGAAGTTTCGAAGGTTGGCTCGGAGGTTAGTCACGTTCAAGTAGGTGATCGAGTTGTCGGGTGTCCGACATTCTATTGCGGAGAATGTGAAAACTGCCAAAAAGGTGATCTAGCTCGTTGTGCTAAATTAACCGTGATTGGTGCACGTCACCCTGGTGCTTATGCAGAGTTTGTAAAATTACCTAAATCGCATATTATGCCTCTACCGAATAACGTTGATTACGATACTGCTGCACTTGTCGAGCCATCTTCCGTCGTAGCTCATGGTTTCTATCGTACGAGTATCAAGCCTGGTGCTGATGTCGCTGTTATGGGATGCGGAAGTATTGGATTACTAGCTGTTCAATGGGCAAAAATCTTCGGCGCAAAAAAAGTCTATGCAATTGACATCGACATGGCTAAGCTTAAAATTGCAAAAGAATTAGGCGCAGATGTCATTATTAATTCATTGGAAAAGCCTGCTCATGAACAGCTTATGGCATACACGAATGGTATTGGTGTCGATTTAGCTATAGAATCAGCAGGTTCTCCAGTTACCTCTTCTCAGGTATTTGCATTACCAAAAAAAGGTGGAGAAGTTGTGTTCATGGGTATTCCATATGCAGATATCAAAATAGAGCGTTTTTATTTTGAAAAGATAGTTCGAAATGAATTAAGGGTGCTAGGGTCTTGGAATGCTATATCTTCCCCATTCCCAGGCGAAGAATGGCATTCTTCAATTCACTATATGAGTACGGGTGAAATTAATGTAAAACCAATGATTTCACACAGGTTAGCTCTTGAAGATGGACCAGAAACCTTTGATAACATTATTAACAGAAAAGGCTCCTATGTGAAGGTTCTCTTTTATCCTGACAAGGAAAGAAAATAA